The nucleotide window GGCCAGATAGATGGACTTGTCGCGCAGGATAGGGAACTGTTGTATGCTTTCGATCATCAGGGGGATGATGTTGGTGCGTACCTGTTCGTTGAAGTAGTTGAGTACAAACTTCTGTTGCTCTTTATTGAGATGTTTTTCTGTGCGCAGGAAAATATGCTGGGCTTCCAGTTCGTGTGCGATATCCTTCCAGATACGGTCAAATTCGCGTTGCTGGTCTATTACGTTGGTTTGTATCTGGTCCACGATTTTACCCGGATTTTCTTCCAGGTGCATTTTAGTGGCTTTGTTGATCGACATCATTCGTTTCAACGTGGCTACTCTGACGCGGAAAAATTCGTCGAGATTATTGGAGAAGATGCCGAGGAACCGGATACGTTCCCGCAGGGGAACACTGGGATCGGCGGCTTCCTGCAGCACTCTGGCATTAAAGGACAACCAGCTGATATCCCTGGCGATCATCTTTTTTGCCAGCACCGGCGGTTTGGCGGGTGTTTTTTTGGAAGGGGTTTTTTTACTGATATTTTTTTTCGGTGAAACTATAGTTGGTGTTGTCATAATATCCAGGTTCTCCGTATGTGGCATCCTCATACAAACAATTTTACATTCAAAAAATTCACTTCATTTAAGTTGCGATAATACAGCTTTCAATGAAGTTATGCCATTAAATTAAAGTTAAGAAAAAGCAGGCAGATGGCCACTTGTTCCTGAGCATAACAGAACGAACCGCTGTTGTGGCAAGGGATAACAGGTATACGGCGCCTGCGTTTACGGGCGGATGTTAAATTGTTGCTAAAAAAGAGGATCAGGATTGAGCCTGAGAAGCCGATTGTTTTTTATTGATGATAGGGAGGGCTATCAGGCTGAGGAAGCCAACGAATACCACCAGGAGGGTTTGTACCACCCAGATGATCCAGCCGAAGGCATAACCGATTACATAGCTGATGCCATACAGCTCGAGGGCTTTCTGTACGAGTGCCTGGTAGGCGCCGATACCGCCGGGAGTAACGATCATGCCTATGCTGCCGATCATCAGTACGGCGAAGGCGGCGCTGATGCCCAGGTGAGTGGTTTCCTGGAGGCAATAGAAGCCGATATATACCTGGGAAAGGTAGCAGCCCCATATGAGTATGCTCTGGAGGATAAACCAGCCTTTGTTTTCCATTTTACCGATGGAGAAGATGCCTTCCATAACCCCTTTGGCGAGTGCTTTGATGGTGATGGCGGCTTTGGAGCGGGCAAAGCGGCGCAGGAGCCAGAGCAGTGCCAGCACGGCTATGATACCGGCAACGGCGAGCAACAACAGCTGCATGCCATTGGCACTGGAAATTTTCCGGGCCAGGGGCAGGTAGATATCATGATGTACATAGGCTCCCAGCACATC belongs to Chitinophaga sp. HK235 and includes:
- a CDS encoding lysylphosphatidylglycerol synthase transmembrane domain-containing protein — encoded protein: MPKTLKNVIKFICFFGIGVLLIWLVTKDLTPEQWDQINAALRKANYWLAIPAIIMGLLSHWLRATRWKLLMKPLGYQPTTLNTFFAVMVGYLANLAVPRLGEVTRCGILAQYEKIPADKLVGTMIAERAVDMLCLVLLIAITILTQIDVLGAYVHHDIYLPLARKISSANGMQLLLLAVAGIIAVLALLWLLRRFARSKAAITIKALAKGVMEGIFSIGKMENKGWFILQSILIWGCYLSQVYIGFYCLQETTHLGISAAFAVLMIGSIGMIVTPGGIGAYQALVQKALELYGISYVIGYAFGWIIWVVQTLLVVFVGFLSLIALPIINKKQSASQAQS